The DNA window GAAccagtactgttcttccttcagacaagcacgagtcaactttgttcatttgcacaatgtctctcgtTCACATTCGCTTGTAAACGTCCAAACGGACCAAAAATGACGTTCCGTAGCTCCTACCTATATATGTAGGCTATAACTTAATGAGCGGGATTGTCTTTCTttgcaatttgtttatttttgtttgctgctcattagcatatttagctagcagcctcgGGGAAATTTGctattacttgtgctaattttgttagcattctggtaatagacgcTGAATGggcttttttgtgtttttttggcaCTAAGCCGGTAATAGCGTGAAGGACAGTATGATGATATAAAAATCTGGATACCGCTCAACCCTACTTACAGTACAATAGAACGTATCAAAATTCATAGCTCTTTATGAACTCTTGAAACATGGCAATTTAATTCACACAGTAACATTCATTTAGTCGATTTCACATTTTCATCTGTCTTCACACCTCCAACGGTGTCCGTCCTCCCAGGGTTCTGTGGGAACGCCCCTACCCGGAGAAAGCCACAGTTAAGGTGTGTTTGACCTTGATAGCCCGCAGATGGTCAGCCATCCAAACAATGTCATAAATCGTGATTGAGTCGTCACGCTGGACCTCAGTGCCGGCAAGTCGCCAGTCGTGGATATCATATccatgcatttctgtgtagtacagatcagacACACATGATGAAATTctgttaccgggtgtaaatccacttcactttctgttgttcaataaccaaaatagatttgGTCGATGTGTCATGTTATATcaaaattctgttaccaaactgcacacttcttccagtaaatgtgtttttgtaaaatgttcagtgtacattgttatgtagtccttgtgcatagagttctaTGGTTTATTAAACTTTGAAATCCAATAGTTTTTGTTTTGCATACATGTTAAGTGAAATATCTGAGTCTTGGCGCAATTccgttaccgtggaattgcctTTGGGATCTCTCAAGAGTGCCCCACTCTTACCAACTGTGCCACAAAGGACCACATGTACTGTAAGGCGGCGGTTCCTGCCCCTCTTCTTAACCCTTAGGAGACCTGGGAGAGGGCGCTCGCGCTAATGCCTTCACTTCAATAAGCGCAGTCATTTGTCTGACTGTAGAATGTTCTATTCACGCTTGACATTCTGCTGCATAAtgaaacatttgtaaaaatgacttTTTATAGTTTAATGTGAGTCTCGATGAGCATGGAGGACATTTTGTCAaccatttctctgtgtgtgtccagaaATGCTCCTTCAGCTGCACCTCTGGCCCTGCTGCCTCTCTGCAGGCTAATATTACTGTCGCTCGGTAAAGCAAGCCAGCGATGGCCTTTAGGGTTTTGGCCCATTCTAATGAGTTTTTACTCCAAGCATTTTAGAAAAGCACTGAAACTGGGAACGACATCTTGGTTAGTTCAGAGgatgaaaataataaaaatgaccAAATTATTGTGTGCCAAACTAAAGTTTACTGTAAGTGTGAGGgattgattaacactttttttaaaGGCCATCATGGTAGGAATCATTGCCACCCCTGCAGTCTTAGAAAAATCCAACCTCCAACTTCCTTcctggacaggtgtctttttatacaggtaacaaactgagattaggggcactccctttaagagtgtgccaatgatctcagctcgttacctgtataaaagacacctgggagccagaaatctttctgattgagagggggtcaaatacttatttccctcattaaaatgcaaatcgatttataacatttttgacatgcgtttttctggatttttttgttgttattctgtctctcactgttcaaataaccctaccattaaaattatagactgatcatttctttgtcagtgggcaaacgtacaaaatcatcagggatcaaatacttttttcccacaATGTAGTTGTGGAGCTTTGATTACCTGTGAGCCACAAAGCTGCCTTCCATCAGAGCATATGCAGAGGTTCACAGTTTAATGACCCTGAGGAACAGCCTGTCTACCACATTCATGAACCAGACTGCCCAGAATCACATCATCGCCAATTCACCGCCAGGAGCTTCTCTGTGTGTGGGCATCAGTGTGTAAAAATGTAAAGTCAGGAAGGAAGTTGGATTTTTCTAAGACTGCATATTTTTGTTGGCCAAAGGATTGTCAAGATAAACATCTGCATTGGTGTAGAGCAGTGGTGTACAACTCTTGATGGCCGTAGTCCTGCTGGTTTTCCTTTTTATCTGGCAATTAATTAATCAGTTAAGGTCGTTGACTGGCCAGCAATTGCTGGCTACCACGCCATAATCAAGTCTGGTAAAAATGTAAGGAGAACCAGCATACCTTGTGGCCCTTGAGACCTGGATTTGTTTTGCTAGTTTTAGTAATGAGCGGATTTTAGGAGCTGTGTGTTAGTCAATTAGGTGACCTCCAGTAGAACAACGTGGTCATCCTGCGCCGCACCCTGACCGTCTGCTTGTACACACTACAGGACTTAATGCAGTACTTTCCCCTCCACAGCTCTACCCTGGGGCCATCCTGGAAGTGTGTGGATGAAAGTTGGGGAGGTTCCCTCAAGTCCAAGGTGAGTTGTGTGGTAATGTTTTGTGATCACCCAAGTCCAAGGTGAGTTGTGTGGTAATGTTTTGTGATCACCCAAGTCCAAGGTGAGTTGTGTGGTAATGTTTTGTGATCACCCAAGTCCAAGGTGAGTTGTGTGGTAATGTTTTGTGATCACCCAAGTCCAAGGTGAGTTGTGTGGTAATGTTTTGTGATCACCCAAGTCCAAGGTGAGTTGTGTGGTAATGTTTTGTGATCACCCAAGTCCAAGGTGAGTTGTGTGGTAATGTTTTGTGATCACCCAAGTCCAAGGTGAGTTGTGTGGTAATGTTTTGTGATCACCCAAGTCCAAGGTGAGTTGTGTGGTAATGTTTTGTGATCACCCAAGTCCAAGGTGAGTTGTGTGGTAATGTTTTGTGATCACCCATCTTGTAAAGCTAATTGGTGTCAGTTTGTTCTGAGGGGGCTGTTATTGTTGCCGGCTTGTTGGGGTTGAACAGGGATCATCAACGAGATTCAGCCACGGGCCAATTTTTTTGTTCTTTTGAGGATGGATGgagggccggaacataattacaataaTTTGTAGAGTGCAAATttaccacaagaagcccaaacgggtaacatttgactaaaacataatcatttcaaatctTGCTAACATGTGTATATGATCACGTATCTCTATTagtatgcgtgggaatacttggaacAGATTTTCCCAATTTGAAATCACATGAAGCTGATTTTCCTGgtataaaaaaactaaacaattATATCCAACAATAAATTtgaacaaaaaataataattttgctcagaaaacttgggggtgGCAAATAAATCCAGTTGGGAAACCCTGGGGTAGGGCCTAGGAGCTCTGTGGCACTGTTGTGTTTAGGACAGCTGTACGGTTGCGTTCACAACTGTGGTCCCGTTAACTTGATTACCGAGGAATGTTTTCCAACTGTTTGTGTTTACTACCTTTGTGGAAAAAATAAATACTGTCCCGTTGACGGATTCATTAGAGCTGCGATAATGAGTTAACCTTGTTTTCTGTCCACAGCTTTTGTCAGGTCTGACAAGCCGAAGATGTTCAAGGGTCTTCAAATTAAGGTACAAAAGAATTGTAGATCATCTTGCCTGTTGCGTACAATGAATTAGTTAAGTGTCAAATGCTGTAAAGAAGTTGTTTCTCTCAGCTTTTATACAACTTTGGAATTATAATAACCAGATTGTCTTGGAACATAATCTTCTGTCGGTATGGAAAATCATCAAGCCCACGCACCACCATAAAGTCTCAATATCACACAGTATATAGAGTTTTTATCATCTTATAGCCATTGAAATGGCTATGTTGAATTGAAAGGGATTACTGGCTTGCCCCCGTAGTCCTGATAGTCCTCTTGTCTGTGTGGTTGGTTTCAGTATGTGAGAGGCGCAGACCCTATACTAAAGCTGCTGGACGATAACGGGAACATCGCTGAAGAACTCAGCATCCTGAAGTGGAACACGGATAGCGTGGAGGAATTCCTGAGTGAGAAATTGGAAGTATATAATACTGATTCATAGTGCGTCATAACATTTTTCCCTGCTACAAATCTGTACACCATTTGGATTTGATTGTCTAATTGTGTTGGAAGTACTGCTCTGTTTGATTTTCAGGTTTCAAAAAAAGAAATTCTATCTGTAGATTTTCCCCAAATACATTTTGTGCCAGGATGTAAAACGGCTGTTTTGTAGATTTGTGAAGATATCAAAATACTTAAACTTACATGCAAAATACCTGCTGTTAACTTTAAAATGATTGGAATTAATTATCCAAAGAGTGTAAAGAAGATTTTCAGTgcttgttactttttatttttgaaTGTTTGTTTTCCTCCTTCCGTCTGTCAGTGGTCCCTGTATAGTTTTTTAAATATTGCTAATGGTGTCAGCAGGGGGATCTTAGGGTGGGGGATCTAAGTGTCTCACCTCATGAGAATGTTCTGGGAAGGCACACATTAATGAAGGCCTCACAGTAAACCACATTTTGGGATGTGAGACCTGAtgtccctgtgtgtctctctgggtgtCTTGCTGTGGAGAGGGACTGGATTCCCCAGTGTGTGAATGAGTATGGGGAGGAGGGAAAACGCTGCAATTAATAAAATGTCTTTCATGGTATTTATTTCTAATGGTATCTGTCTTCTTTGTGCGTACACTTAATTTAATCATTTGTGCTGTGGTGCATACTTCTGAGTCTACCACTTTCACTAAAAGCAAAAAGGGACaggtatacactgagtgcacaaaacattaggaacaccttcctaatattgagttacgcccttttttgccctcagaacagcctcaatttgtcagagtgttgactctacaaggtgtcgaaagtgttccacagggatgctggcccatgttgactccaatgcttccctcagttgtcaagttggctggatgtcatttgggtggtggaccattcttgatacacacaagtAACACTTGAGTGTgataaacccagcagcgttgcagttattGACATGCTCAAAGAATTGAGAAcccttctccccttcatctacactgattgaagtggatttaacaagtgacatcaataaaggattcACCTGGTCACTCTGTCATGGCAGGAGCAGGTgttaaatgttttgtacactcagtgtaggtcCAACATGGAGGGGAGTTTTGATTTGCCGAAGAGTGTAGCGTTCTTGCCATCTAGTGGAATAAAATGTCAGTTTCCAGGTATGTACCACAGAGTTTTCAAATATGGGCTCTGTGTATTGTGTTCTCTGACTGAATGTTATGGTAGGACATTTGAATTGTATAACATATGTTTTTCAGAAATGGagaacattttaaatgtatttggtgcaTTTTCATTGTACAAATGAAAGCTTTACATTAATGGTTTATTGACAAAAGAGCAATAACACATTACCCAAGACCACATGAAACTTAAACAGTTACTGGCAGTATAAAATGGAGCCCACTATCAACCACAACAGAATACACATTTTTAAATAACATGCAGTAAAATGTTTTGAAACTCTTCAAACTAATCTAGGAAGCGTATATGAAAATGGAGCACTATATTCTGAAGCAACATTTAAATACATGCTTCTTAATGCAGAATCAAATTTATTGATACAGAAATTATACATATTTTTGGTTGTCTCTCTTCCCATCCTCTGCATGGTGGTCATCATAGACGGGCCTGTTCTGGGTTTGGGGGACTTTGTAAGCAACTCCTGTGTAGCTGGGGGAACAAATGCAAGAAAATTACAATTTTGCATATTCACTTTCATTTACATATGTAAACAAAATATTGCCTTCATCACATTGTTCATTTTTGGGCCTACCTGAATATAGCTAGAAAATGATGTAAAAATGATAACCTACGTTGACTTGTCTGGTTGTAGTCCCCTGAAGGCAACACACTTCAGAATCCCGCCCAATAAGAGCAAAGCTGCTCCTATCCAGGCAACAAATAGGGCGGGGCCAAACGTGTACCTGTCACAGAGGAAAAAGCACAGTCAGAAACTGACTCACCTGTCTATAGCGATACCATGACCAAATATGGAAATACAGATACATGAAGTTCACTCTTACCTTGGCATCATATTTCCTTCTCCTCCCATACCACCAATCCCCATGCCCTGTCCCATCCCTCCTCCATAATTGGGGTTGTAGGTGGTCATCATGAAACTAGCCACGATTTGGTTAGCATAGATTGAAGCTCCAGCAATAGCACAAATCCctgacagagaggaaggaaattCATTGCTCAGTGGCCATAAGAGTGTAACAAAAGCAAGCCGCTGAAACTGGAATTGTACGTTTATTTTAACAATTCATTGATTGAGGACTTGGGTGGTTCCACATTATCACCAAAGACATACGTTCAGAGAGAGACATGTAGAAATAAGTGATTGAATTGCTGTTCTCCAAGCAACATgcaagtaggccgtcattgtaaataaaaatgtgttcttaactgacttgcctagttaaataaaggctacatTTTCAAATGTGTAAATATAAACCTTTTCGTCCCTATACCTGCAATGATGAACATGACCCCCGCTGTAAGGGTCATCTTGGCTTTGGAGGAATCTTCCATGCTGCCCATTTTAAGGCACTTGAGGGAGAACAGGGCTATCATGGCCCCTATTACACCCAGAACAATGCCCACAATCATCAGTGCTCTCACTGCCTGAAAGGTACCTGGAAGACAACACAAATCATTATGTATATTCCTGACGTATGAGGCACACATTGTTTTAGTACCCATGCGTTTACAAGTCAAATTGACCGGGGATAGAGGTTCCAATGTGAATAACAAGCTTCAATGTATTCTGTTGGTATTTGAATTTTGAATCTGATTCTTTGTCATTTTTTTGCCTGTGATAATGGTGTTGACCTAACATGAGCCTGGCTATGGAACCATAATGCACTGGGGCTAAAGTCAATACTGATAGGAGCAGGCCAGGGAAACGGGCGGGAGTTCatttggggagaggagaggtctgAAACTTAAAAGCAGAAAGACTCCAAAATGCCCTGTCAAATAAGTAAAAAACCTTTTAGCTTCCCTTTTTTTCTGCAAATGTCGCTAATGATTGAGCCTATTCTGCAAGtaaataagtatatattttttcttaaaCCGTGATCCATTGTTGTTATACAGGCCAACTGTTCCATGTTCCATTCCTTGAGAATTAAAATGAGAGGAATCTACTTGATTATTTTGACAATATCAAGGTCAGAAATGTTCAAGTGATGCCCTGTTTCAAGTCCAACCCAGTGTGAGTTTGGACACAAAAGACCACTAGGCTACTACAGAGTGGAAATAGAACTACAACTCTTGCTCTAGTTTAGTGGTACATTTAATAAGAACCTTGACACAATTTTGCGATACAGGTAATTACTTTCGGTGAAAACACATTGTTGATCAACCTTTTGAGGAACTAATGGCCACACCAATTCTTCTCTAACTCCCCATACAAGTCAATCTGTAATTTGAACCCTGAACCAGTATCTTCGAAACCTTCAATGTAAAGCACTTGGAAAAGAGTTTCATAAATTCCACATTATTTACCTGAGAAGCCCAGGAGGCCATAGAGGGGCCGGCACTCAGTGAAGCCTGAGGTGCCCACCTCACAGTTCTGCCACAGGCCCTTATAGGTGTACACCGAGGTCACCACGTCCCCCTGACGGTCCTTGACGCTCCAGTTGTTCATCCCCGTGGCGACGATGATGGCAGCCGCACCGAGCAGGCCCAGGACGAATCCACCCGTCTGGAGTGCAGTGGCCATACTTTCCTGAGTGTGAAGTGTgagtgaaatgtgtgtgtgtgtaggaaaggGATGTagaagggtgagagagggggaaggcgAAAGGGCGGTGGTGGAACTAATGTGGAGTAGGGTGGGGTTGCTGAGGTTTCGCCCCGCCGTGTGATGTGGCGTGGGCGGTTGACCATGTGCACGTTCACGCTCACGTGCACGCTCCTGTTTGGTTTCTCATCAGAGATGTGGGCACAGTGGAGATAGGTGCACCAGGTACCTTTCATCTGAGCCAACCGTTGTTAGGCAGGAGTAAATAAAGAGGTCTGAATCACTTTAGCTAAGACAACCCCATTATAGTGCGGCATGGCGAGCATTTGTAATGTCTATGTACCCTGACAGGGACACACTCACTAATACATACCAACATGCACAAAGAAAGCTAGTGAGACAGAGATGGATTAAGAGAAcacggacaggcagacagacagacagacagacagacagacagtcaggtaGGTGGATAGATAGACAGGACGGCATATTAAGAGGCACACACTTCACAGATAGGTGATGGAGATGATTTATAGACGTGATTTTAGGTGAGACTCGAATGATTCAGAGTGAGCAGCAACCTGTAATGACATCAGGTAAGTCCCAGAGTGTATAGGCACCCAGACGTTAGTGTTGATGATTTGTTGATGTAACCGCATCAATACTTTTAATATGATGCTTAGTAAGACTCATTCCTTTTCACACTCAGAACAAGCAGAAACTCATTTTAAT is part of the Salmo trutta chromosome 31, fSalTru1.1, whole genome shotgun sequence genome and encodes:
- the cldn18 gene encoding claudin-18; amino-acid sequence: MATALQTGGFVLGLLGAAAIIVATGMNNWSVKDRQGDVVTSVYTYKGLWQNCEVGTSGFTECRPLYGLLGFSGTFQAVRALMIVGIVLGVIGAMIALFSLKCLKMGSMEDSSKAKMTLTAGVMFIIAGICAIAGASIYANQIVASFMMTTYNPNYGGGMGQGMGIGGMGGEGNMMPRYTFGPALFVAWIGAALLLLGGILKCVAFRGLQPDKSTYTGVAYKVPQTQNRPVYDDHHAEDGKRDNQKYV